One part of the Flavobacterium johnsoniae UW101 genome encodes these proteins:
- the pyk gene encoding pyruvate kinase — MLTNKKTKIVATLGPACSTREIIKDMIDAGVNVFRINFSHADYEGVKEKIDIIRGLNEEFGYTTAILGDLQGPKLRVGVMEEGTVVHDGDEITFTTAEDIIGNAKKAFMKYQNFPNDVNVGERILLDDGKLIFEIVSTDKKTEVVAKVIQGGELKSKKGVNLPNTKISLPALTEKDIADAIFAIEQKVDWIALSFVKTPRDLQDLQELIAKHSEYKIPIIAKIEMPEALENMDKIVAYCDGLMVARGDLGVELPAHEVPLVQKDLIRRAKTARIPVIVATQMMETMITSLTPTRAEVNDVANSVMDGADAVMLSGETATGNYPVQVIQRMAQICEAVENSPLIQVPQNTPQIKTKRFVTKTVCHQAALLANEIEAKAICTLTNSGYTAFQISAWRPSTAHILVFTSNRRILTQLNLLWGVKSFYYDNEESTDDTVTDVNQIAIEKGYAQKGDYLINLAAMPIKDKGMVNTMRVSEIE; from the coding sequence ATGTTAACAAATAAGAAAACCAAAATTGTTGCTACACTTGGGCCTGCCTGTAGTACAAGAGAGATCATTAAAGATATGATTGATGCAGGGGTTAATGTGTTTAGAATCAATTTTTCGCATGCAGATTACGAAGGAGTAAAAGAAAAAATTGACATCATTAGAGGATTAAACGAAGAGTTTGGTTATACTACAGCGATTCTTGGAGATTTGCAGGGACCAAAACTTAGAGTTGGTGTAATGGAAGAAGGTACTGTTGTACATGATGGAGATGAAATTACTTTTACAACTGCAGAAGATATTATCGGAAATGCAAAAAAAGCATTCATGAAATATCAGAATTTCCCAAATGATGTAAATGTTGGAGAGCGTATTTTGCTTGATGATGGTAAACTTATTTTCGAAATTGTTTCAACAGATAAAAAAACAGAAGTTGTTGCTAAAGTTATTCAGGGCGGAGAATTAAAATCTAAAAAAGGAGTTAATCTTCCAAATACAAAAATTTCTTTACCAGCTTTAACTGAAAAAGATATTGCTGATGCCATTTTTGCAATCGAACAAAAAGTAGACTGGATCGCACTTTCATTCGTGAAAACACCGCGCGATTTACAAGATTTACAAGAATTAATCGCGAAGCATTCAGAATATAAAATTCCAATTATTGCTAAAATTGAAATGCCGGAAGCTCTAGAGAACATGGATAAAATTGTAGCATATTGCGATGGTTTAATGGTGGCTCGTGGAGATCTTGGTGTTGAGCTTCCTGCTCACGAAGTTCCATTAGTACAAAAAGATTTGATCAGAAGAGCTAAAACAGCTAGAATTCCTGTTATCGTTGCTACACAAATGATGGAAACAATGATTACAAGTTTAACTCCAACAAGAGCAGAAGTAAACGACGTTGCAAACTCAGTAATGGACGGAGCAGATGCAGTAATGTTGTCTGGAGAAACTGCAACAGGAAACTATCCAGTACAAGTAATTCAAAGAATGGCACAAATTTGCGAAGCTGTAGAAAACTCTCCGCTTATTCAAGTGCCTCAAAATACACCACAAATTAAAACTAAACGTTTTGTTACTAAAACAGTTTGCCACCAGGCAGCTTTATTAGCAAATGAAATCGAAGCTAAAGCAATTTGTACTTTAACAAACAGTGGTTACACAGCTTTCCAAATTTCGGCTTGGAGACCTTCAACGGCTCATATTTTAGTATTTACTTCAAACAGAAGAATCTTAACACAATTGAATTTATTATGGGGAGTTAAATCTTTCTACTATGATAATGAAGAAAGTACAGATGATACTGTAACTGATGTAAATCAAATTGCAATTGAAAAAGGTTATGCACAAAAAGGAGATTATTTAATCAACCTTGCTGCAATGCCAATTAAAGATAAAGGAATGGTTAACACCATGAGAGTTTCTGAGATAGAATAG
- a CDS encoding DUF2252 domain-containing protein: MTEKTDNNEILFDPTASKTERYEKGRAIRKIVPRSSHQQYVPSENREDPVDILIRTSIGRIESLLPIRYTRMMESPFAFFRGAAAIMTADLEQTPNTGIDLQLCGDCHLMNFGGFATPERKLVFDINDFDETFPGPWEWDVKRLAASFVIAGKWRKFSKKNCKEFAWNVADSYKRHMLDYSKLSALQIWYADIDLAELIELGKDEEIKEFHQKRIKKAAEYTAHEKEFAKMTYRDGVRARIKDEPPLIYHPSGNEEDQILKEAEIVHKRYLKSLPEDKQVLLSRYSMHDFAIKVVGVGSVGTLCGISLLMSATGEPIFLQFKEARKSVLEQHVKVKAKYTHQGERIVIGQKLMQSASDMFLGWTNDDKGRFFYIRQLRDAKVKPVLEIMKEENMIDYAKACGWALARAHARSGDPSMLSGYIGDSNEFANSISKFSLLYADQNESDYNKMVKAVKEGRLPIAAEI, from the coding sequence ATGACCGAAAAAACGGATAACAACGAGATTTTATTTGATCCAACGGCATCAAAAACAGAACGCTATGAAAAAGGCAGAGCGATTAGAAAAATTGTGCCCCGCTCCTCTCATCAGCAATATGTGCCGTCAGAAAATCGCGAAGATCCTGTAGACATTTTAATAAGAACCAGTATAGGAAGAATCGAAAGTTTACTGCCTATCCGATATACCAGAATGATGGAATCGCCTTTCGCATTCTTTCGCGGAGCCGCCGCAATTATGACAGCAGATCTTGAGCAGACGCCCAATACAGGAATAGATTTACAACTCTGCGGTGATTGTCATTTAATGAATTTTGGAGGATTTGCAACGCCAGAACGCAAACTGGTTTTTGATATTAATGATTTTGATGAAACTTTTCCGGGACCTTGGGAATGGGATGTAAAACGATTAGCGGCAAGTTTTGTTATTGCCGGAAAATGGAGAAAATTTTCTAAAAAAAACTGTAAAGAATTTGCCTGGAATGTTGCAGACAGTTACAAAAGACATATGCTGGATTATAGTAAATTATCGGCACTGCAAATTTGGTATGCCGATATAGATCTGGCAGAATTAATAGAATTAGGAAAAGATGAAGAGATAAAAGAGTTTCATCAAAAAAGAATAAAAAAAGCCGCAGAATATACAGCACATGAAAAAGAGTTTGCAAAGATGACGTATCGCGATGGTGTGCGGGCAAGAATTAAAGACGAACCGCCGTTGATTTATCATCCCTCCGGAAACGAAGAAGATCAAATTTTAAAAGAAGCAGAGATAGTTCATAAACGATATTTAAAATCACTTCCAGAAGACAAACAGGTTTTATTAAGCCGGTATTCGATGCATGATTTTGCCATAAAAGTAGTAGGTGTAGGAAGTGTTGGCACACTCTGCGGTATTAGTTTGTTAATGTCGGCAACAGGAGAACCTATCTTTCTGCAGTTTAAAGAGGCAAGAAAAAGCGTTTTGGAACAACATGTAAAAGTCAAAGCTAAATACACGCATCAAGGCGAAAGAATTGTAATAGGACAAAAGTTAATGCAGTCAGCCTCAGATATGTTTTTAGGATGGACAAATGACGATAAAGGCCGATTTTTCTATATCCGTCAGCTTAGAGATGCCAAGGTAAAACCGGTTCTTGAAATTATGAAAGAAGAAAACATGATAGATTATGCCAAAGCCTGCGGATGGGCACTTGCAAGAGCACACGCACGTTCTGGCGATCCTTCTATGCTTTCCGGATATATAGGAGACAGTAATGAATTTGCTAATTCAATTTCGAAATTTTCTCTTTTATATGCAGACCAAAACGAATCAGATTATAATAAAATGGTTAAAGCAGTAAAAGAAGGCAGACTGCCAATTGCTGCAGAAATATAA
- a CDS encoding CPBP family intramembrane glutamic endopeptidase, producing METLTRKQKIFNFPVVKIVLALLTFMAVVIIGQQIAVKLLALTPLEKDYRNLLKGLFVSFSCILSYILFFKKYDKRAITEFSAKGLAKNLTIGILIGFVLQSFTILVMYLNGNYSVVNINPVSFILIPFAIMFTVAIIEEILVRGIIFRIVEEKLGSYISLTISSVLFGVFHLANPHGTIISGICITTAGFMLGAAFIYSRNLWFPIALHFAWNFTQSGIFGAITSGNEKTSSLLEAKIHGPEFITGGEFGPEGSIQAIVFCALGTILLLVLSQKQNKIITPYWKK from the coding sequence ATGGAAACTCTTACCCGAAAACAAAAAATATTTAATTTCCCCGTTGTTAAAATCGTACTTGCGCTGCTTACTTTTATGGCTGTTGTCATTATTGGCCAGCAGATTGCCGTAAAATTACTAGCCTTAACACCACTTGAAAAAGACTACCGAAATCTCTTAAAAGGTCTTTTTGTTTCTTTTTCGTGTATTTTGAGTTATATCCTTTTCTTTAAGAAATACGATAAAAGAGCCATAACGGAATTTTCTGCAAAAGGACTTGCCAAAAATCTTACCATTGGAATTTTGATTGGTTTTGTTTTACAGTCTTTTACTATTTTAGTAATGTACCTTAACGGAAATTACAGTGTAGTAAATATCAATCCTGTTTCGTTTATCCTGATTCCATTTGCCATAATGTTTACTGTTGCCATTATTGAAGAAATATTGGTACGCGGCATTATTTTTAGAATTGTAGAAGAAAAACTAGGAAGTTATATTTCTCTTACGATTTCTTCTGTACTATTTGGTGTTTTTCATCTGGCGAATCCTCACGGCACAATAATTTCAGGAATATGTATCACAACTGCAGGTTTTATGCTGGGAGCTGCTTTTATTTACAGCCGTAATTTGTGGTTTCCAATTGCTTTGCATTTTGCATGGAATTTTACACAGTCGGGAATTTTTGGAGCGATAACATCTGGAAACGAAAAAACAAGCAGTTTATTAGAAGCCAAAATACACGGTCCTGAATTTATAACAGGAGGAGAATTTGGTCCCGAAGGATCAATACAAGCAATTGTATTTTGTGCATTAGGAACCATTTTACTATTGGTTTTGAGCCAAAAACAAAATAAAATCATTACACCTTACTGGAAAAAATAA
- a CDS encoding arylsulfatase — protein MKQSKLRNALMLFALVCFTIVQVKAQNKKINILVLWGDDIGTTNISAYSDGLMGYTTPNIDRLANEGLRFLHYYGEQSCTAGRAAFLTGQHGLRTGLTKVGFPGAPMGMSQLDPSIGGIMKSLGYVTGQFGKNHVGDRNENLPTVNGFDEFFGNLYHLNAEEEPELPDYPKDPEYLKKFGPRGVLKCTATNTDDGTVDPRFGKIGKQRIEDTGPLTKKRMETVDDETSAAAIDFIKRQNAAGKPFFCWFNATRMHLRTHVRAEHRGRYTHGDSEYIDGMIEHDETIGSILKALDDLGIADNTIVVYSTDNGPHMNTWPDGAMTPFRSEKNTNWDGAFRVPCIVRWPGVIKPGTVTTELMSHNDWIPTFASIAGEPDITNKLLKGYNANGKTYKVHLDGFDQSNFLRGKTQKSARDKFFYTDDDGLLVGLREGDYKYVFAEQRLGGTMGVWAEPFTKLRLQKIFNLYQDPFERADITSNTFWDWQMNHVQLMYGAIQDVVVFAETFKEFPPRSIPPSFSAYTIMEEEMKAIKAQKYIEKNVMPKLKEEEAETKKKK, from the coding sequence ATGAAACAAAGTAAACTTAGAAATGCCTTAATGCTCTTTGCATTAGTATGCTTCACAATTGTTCAGGTGAAAGCTCAGAATAAAAAAATCAACATTTTAGTATTATGGGGTGATGATATTGGAACTACAAATATTAGTGCCTACAGTGACGGACTTATGGGATATACAACTCCTAATATAGATCGTTTAGCTAATGAGGGATTACGTTTCCTTCATTATTACGGAGAACAAAGCTGTACAGCCGGGCGCGCTGCTTTTTTAACAGGACAGCACGGTCTTAGAACCGGGCTTACAAAAGTAGGTTTCCCTGGTGCGCCAATGGGTATGAGTCAATTAGATCCTTCTATAGGCGGTATCATGAAAAGTTTAGGATATGTAACAGGTCAGTTTGGTAAAAACCACGTAGGAGATCGTAATGAAAATTTGCCAACGGTAAATGGTTTTGACGAATTTTTTGGAAATCTGTATCATTTAAATGCTGAAGAAGAGCCAGAATTACCAGATTATCCTAAAGATCCAGAATACCTGAAAAAATTCGGACCAAGAGGAGTATTAAAATGTACAGCTACAAATACAGATGATGGTACAGTTGATCCTCGTTTTGGGAAAATTGGAAAACAAAGAATTGAAGATACAGGACCTCTTACTAAAAAAAGAATGGAAACAGTAGATGATGAAACATCTGCAGCAGCTATCGATTTTATAAAAAGACAAAACGCAGCAGGCAAACCATTTTTCTGCTGGTTCAATGCTACACGTATGCACCTGCGTACGCATGTTAGAGCAGAACACAGAGGAAGATACACACACGGAGACAGTGAATATATCGACGGTATGATCGAACACGATGAAACAATAGGAAGTATTTTAAAAGCATTAGACGATTTAGGAATTGCTGATAATACAATTGTAGTGTATTCTACAGATAACGGACCACACATGAATACATGGCCAGATGGAGCCATGACACCATTTCGTTCTGAAAAAAACACCAACTGGGATGGAGCTTTCCGTGTACCATGTATTGTACGCTGGCCGGGTGTAATTAAACCTGGAACTGTTACAACTGAGTTGATGAGTCATAATGACTGGATTCCAACCTTTGCCTCAATTGCAGGAGAACCTGATATTACAAATAAACTTTTGAAAGGATATAATGCTAATGGAAAAACCTATAAAGTACATTTAGACGGTTTTGATCAAAGTAATTTCTTGCGAGGTAAAACGCAAAAAAGTGCCAGAGATAAATTCTTTTACACAGATGATGACGGCCTTTTGGTTGGTTTAAGAGAAGGAGACTATAAATATGTTTTCGCAGAACAGCGTCTAGGTGGTACAATGGGAGTTTGGGCAGAACCTTTTACTAAACTGCGTTTGCAAAAAATATTTAATCTATACCAAGATCCTTTTGAAAGAGCAGATATAACTTCAAATACATTTTGGGACTGGCAGATGAATCATGTACAGTTAATGTATGGAGCTATTCAGGATGTGGTTGTATTTGCAGAAACCTTTAAAGAATTTCCTCCAAGATCAATCCCGCCAAGTTTCTCTGCGTATACCATTATGGAAGAAGAGATGAAAGCAATTAAGGCACAAAAATATATTGAAAAAAATGTGATGCCTAAATTAAAAGAAGAAGAAGCAGAAACGAAAAAGAAAAAATAA
- a CDS encoding DUF4136 domain-containing protein, producing MNIKRTNLRIIPILFLGLIYSCSPTVRVTTDYDHAANFGEYKTFAVYDLKAKQGQVNQLNVDRVTNAIRAEMIAKGFKESDNPDLKVNAVSILKNKTSVSADTNFYGYGGMYRPYGYWGGGAMMGGANTTFNTYDYVDGSLVIDIVSTKSQKLVWQGIGNAEIDSKPDNPEEFINNSIKKILAGFPPGAEKK from the coding sequence ATGAATATCAAAAGAACAAATCTTCGCATTATCCCAATACTGTTTTTGGGTTTAATTTACAGCTGTTCTCCAACTGTAAGAGTGACAACTGATTACGATCATGCAGCAAATTTTGGTGAATATAAAACCTTTGCAGTCTACGATTTAAAAGCAAAACAGGGTCAGGTAAATCAGTTAAATGTAGACCGTGTTACTAATGCAATTCGTGCAGAAATGATCGCCAAAGGATTTAAAGAAAGTGACAATCCGGATTTAAAAGTAAATGCAGTTTCAATCTTAAAAAATAAAACTTCAGTATCTGCCGATACCAATTTCTACGGTTACGGCGGTATGTATCGACCATACGGATATTGGGGAGGCGGTGCCATGATGGGCGGCGCTAATACAACATTTAATACATACGATTACGTTGACGGCTCACTTGTAATTGATATTGTTTCTACAAAATCTCAAAAACTAGTGTGGCAGGGAATTGGTAATGCTGAAATCGACAGCAAGCCAGACAATCCGGAGGAATTTATTAATAACTCTATCAAAAAAATCTTAGCCGGTTTTCCTCCCGGAGCAGAAAAAAAATAA
- a CDS encoding SphA family protein has translation MKAIIKQRQNLKSIFLLFFFFVCFLGNAQLKGGHILGAMGLQSGTQTPANTLSVYVPGYLYDASSLRDANGDKSIANPDITMFLTGAGANYVSDFKILGANYGATILVAFASNTIQGNTIDSKNSLAFTDMYVQPLQLGWHNKRADFVFSYQMYLPTGRFTAGASDNAGLGMFINEFSAGTTLFFNDKKTFHFSALASYEINSKKKDTDIKTGDILSVEGGLGKTFYMLNAEKTAPKSILNAGLIYYFQYKVSNDKIPAGNFVLEPDKDQIGGLGAEVNYLHIGCMTSAGLRWVSEFGAENRFQGSTFFLTLAHVFSLAKEKKG, from the coding sequence ATGAAAGCGATAATAAAGCAAAGACAAAACCTAAAATCTATATTCCTATTATTCTTTTTTTTCGTTTGTTTTCTGGGAAATGCCCAGCTTAAAGGCGGTCATATTCTGGGGGCGATGGGGCTTCAGTCAGGAACGCAGACACCGGCTAATACACTAAGTGTTTATGTGCCGGGTTATTTATATGATGCATCTTCTTTGCGGGATGCCAACGGAGACAAATCGATTGCAAATCCAGATATAACCATGTTTTTAACAGGTGCAGGAGCCAATTATGTAAGCGATTTTAAAATTTTAGGAGCCAATTACGGAGCTACAATTTTAGTCGCCTTTGCCTCAAATACAATTCAGGGAAACACAATCGATTCTAAAAACTCGCTTGCTTTTACAGACATGTATGTACAGCCTTTACAATTGGGCTGGCATAACAAAAGAGCCGATTTTGTTTTCAGCTATCAAATGTATCTTCCAACCGGAAGATTTACAGCAGGAGCTTCAGATAATGCCGGTTTAGGAATGTTTATAAACGAATTTTCTGCAGGAACAACTTTGTTTTTTAATGATAAAAAAACGTTTCATTTCTCGGCTTTGGCATCGTATGAAATCAATAGCAAAAAGAAAGATACCGATATAAAAACCGGAGATATTTTAAGTGTAGAAGGAGGACTTGGGAAAACCTTTTATATGCTTAATGCCGAAAAAACAGCACCAAAATCTATTTTAAATGCGGGGTTAATTTATTATTTCCAATACAAGGTATCTAACGATAAAATTCCGGCGGGCAATTTTGTGCTGGAACCAGACAAAGACCAAATTGGCGGACTCGGCGCTGAGGTTAATTATCTTCATATTGGCTGTATGACTTCTGCAGGTTTAAGATGGGTTTCAGAATTTGGTGCCGAAAACCGTTTTCAGGGAAGTACTTTTTTCCTCACACTGGCACACGTATTTAGCTTAGCAAAAGAAAAGAAAGGATAA
- a CDS encoding HAD family hydrolase, with protein sequence MIHKKIYVLALLPFFLFSCKNKSEEAVSVNPKDSSAVIAGDPLPSWNNGPLKEDIISYVEKVTKKGSPDFIPIEDRIATFDNDGTLWAEKPYVQELFAFYQVKKMVEANPALAQKQPFKAVIEKDKTYFEKGGDKALIQLVGATHTGTTEDEFETSVNAFFKDAKYPGKNVPVKQIRYQPQLELLNYLRSNGFKTYIVTGGTIEVVRAISQDFYGIPKDQVVGTSFKYKYDDAKNAVQREPALDHFNDKEGKPVGIQLHIGQRPVFACGNEGGAGDIAMLKYSQGNKYPSFQLLINHNDSIREYSYQEKDNLSLSTAAKNKWHVVSIKDDWKKVFADK encoded by the coding sequence ATGATACATAAAAAAATATATGTATTAGCACTGTTGCCTTTTTTTCTTTTTTCCTGTAAAAACAAATCAGAAGAAGCGGTAAGTGTTAATCCAAAAGACAGTTCTGCGGTTATAGCAGGCGATCCGCTGCCAAGCTGGAATAACGGACCTTTAAAAGAAGATATTATTTCTTATGTAGAAAAAGTAACCAAAAAAGGCAGCCCGGATTTTATTCCCATAGAAGACAGAATCGCCACTTTTGATAACGACGGAACATTATGGGCCGAAAAACCGTATGTTCAGGAATTATTTGCTTTTTATCAGGTAAAAAAAATGGTTGAAGCTAATCCCGCATTGGCACAAAAGCAGCCTTTTAAAGCCGTGATCGAAAAAGACAAAACTTACTTTGAAAAAGGCGGAGACAAAGCTCTTATACAGCTTGTTGGTGCAACACATACCGGAACGACAGAAGATGAATTTGAAACCTCGGTTAATGCATTTTTTAAGGATGCAAAATATCCGGGAAAAAATGTTCCCGTAAAACAAATACGTTATCAGCCTCAGCTGGAACTGTTAAATTATCTTCGCTCAAACGGGTTTAAAACCTATATCGTAACTGGAGGAACAATAGAAGTCGTGAGAGCAATATCTCAGGATTTTTACGGGATTCCAAAAGATCAGGTTGTAGGTACTTCTTTCAAATACAAATACGATGATGCAAAAAATGCAGTACAAAGAGAACCGGCTTTAGATCATTTTAATGATAAAGAAGGAAAACCTGTGGGCATACAACTGCATATTGGACAGCGTCCTGTTTTTGCCTGCGGTAACGAAGGCGGAGCCGGAGACATTGCCATGCTCAAATATTCGCAGGGAAATAAATATCCTTCATTTCAGCTGCTTATAAACCACAACGATTCTATTAGAGAATACAGTTACCAGGAAAAAGATAATTTATCCTTAAGTACAGCCGCAAAAAACAAGTGGCATGTAGTAAGCATAAAAGACGATTGGAAAAAGGTGTTTGCAGATAAATAA
- a CDS encoding helix-turn-helix domain-containing protein has protein sequence MQDIVLSLFFFIATIVGFATSFMVLFSKKNYTKSFFLGLFLFSLAVVSIYNFYLSAHDFKDFPDLIMITKSFIFLVAPCAFLYVRSVLFPYSAFKNYDWLHFLPLLIYFSLTIVVWIGNFTNFYSVEYLSVKIKSPFSIFSLSVWLLYAFCQTMMILNYDLKKFKENHFQKIKILNWIRVYNLMILFLFSTLFVHFFLMNKVDRIDYSCYVLISSVLLFTVCWLYFKPQIFYDPHEIDEFKIIEENLEIFTSKETKNSLPMVKELTPEKKELYLSKLESIFDSKKLFLKKDLVIRDISEETGITVNNLSNLINSEFNLHFQDYINLKRIEYFKEKINDADWKDLSLEGMAWASGFKSRTTCFRAFIKHTGKSPSEYFKIIRISPEKTNSYFLKQSTN, from the coding sequence ATGCAGGATATAGTACTTTCGCTTTTCTTTTTTATAGCTACAATCGTTGGATTTGCTACTTCATTTATGGTTCTTTTTTCAAAGAAAAACTATACTAAGAGTTTTTTCTTAGGACTATTTTTGTTTAGCCTTGCAGTCGTAAGTATTTACAATTTTTATTTGTCGGCACACGATTTTAAAGATTTCCCAGATCTTATCATGATCACAAAATCGTTTATATTTCTTGTTGCCCCGTGCGCATTTTTGTACGTTCGGAGTGTGTTGTTTCCCTATTCTGCTTTTAAAAATTACGACTGGCTTCATTTCCTGCCATTATTAATTTATTTCTCGCTTACAATTGTTGTTTGGATTGGAAACTTCACAAACTTTTATTCTGTTGAATACCTTTCTGTAAAAATAAAAAGTCCGTTTTCTATATTCAGCCTGAGTGTGTGGCTTTTATATGCTTTTTGCCAGACCATGATGATTTTAAATTATGATTTAAAAAAGTTCAAGGAAAATCATTTTCAAAAAATAAAAATTTTAAACTGGATCAGAGTTTATAATTTAATGATTCTGTTTTTGTTTTCTACACTTTTTGTCCACTTCTTTTTAATGAACAAAGTCGACCGCATAGATTATTCCTGTTATGTTTTGATTTCGTCGGTGCTCCTTTTTACGGTATGCTGGCTTTATTTTAAACCGCAGATATTTTATGATCCGCATGAAATTGATGAGTTTAAAATTATAGAAGAAAACTTAGAAATTTTTACATCGAAAGAAACTAAAAATTCACTCCCGATGGTCAAAGAATTAACTCCTGAAAAAAAAGAATTATACCTGTCTAAACTAGAGAGCATATTTGATTCAAAAAAACTCTTTTTAAAGAAAGATCTCGTGATTCGCGACATTTCAGAAGAAACCGGAATTACCGTAAATAATCTTTCTAATTTAATTAATTCAGAATTTAATTTACATTTTCAGGATTATATAAATCTAAAGCGAATCGAATATTTTAAAGAAAAAATAAACGATGCAGACTGGAAAGATTTATCACTCGAAGGAATGGCATGGGCTTCTGGTTTTAAATCCAGAACAACCTGTTTTAGAGCTTTTATAAAACATACCGGAAAATCTCCTTCAGAATACTTCAAAATAATCAGGATTAGTCCTGAAAAAACAAATTCCTACTTCCTTAAACAATCTACAAACTGA
- a CDS encoding BamA/TamA family outer membrane protein: MRNIHSDSSIKNRKLLQQIVFVAAFFLFSFQAAIAQKQHISVKDSLDGAFDLSDYIIYAHGFIVVPTIITEPALGNIGGAVVPVFLKKRPPVVDENGKKRFINPDITGGIGMYTGNKSWMAGGFRSATLVKPKILYRVMAGYGDMNLSFYENNLPNGSDQEFKLNFKSTIFYTQWLKQFRNAKWSAGVQYLFLNSKIKLPDINLPPPFVKPGDIKSTVSQFGGAIQFDGRDNIFTPDKGIRLQSDFFWSDDAIGSDYDAWRVNLSAIGYYPLTKKLIGGLRVEGEQAFGSPPFYLRPGINLRGIPAARYQGKTSIVTEAELRWDLYRRWSLMGYGGLASAFNNWDQAFAKPVVYSYGTGFRYLLARKFKLRMGIDVARGNEDWAYYIVFGSNWLR, encoded by the coding sequence ATGAGAAATATACATTCAGATTCTTCTATAAAAAACAGAAAACTTTTGCAGCAAATCGTTTTTGTTGCTGCTTTTTTCCTTTTTTCTTTTCAAGCCGCCATTGCACAGAAACAGCATATAAGTGTAAAAGATTCTCTCGACGGCGCTTTCGATTTAAGCGATTATATTATTTATGCACATGGTTTTATTGTTGTGCCAACCATTATTACAGAGCCGGCTTTAGGAAATATTGGAGGTGCAGTTGTACCTGTATTTCTAAAAAAACGTCCGCCTGTTGTAGACGAAAATGGTAAAAAACGATTTATAAATCCGGATATAACCGGGGGAATTGGAATGTATACCGGAAACAAAAGCTGGATGGCAGGAGGATTTCGTTCTGCCACTTTAGTAAAACCCAAAATTTTATACCGTGTTATGGCAGGTTATGGCGACATGAATTTGTCATTTTATGAAAACAATCTGCCCAACGGAAGCGATCAGGAATTTAAACTCAATTTTAAATCGACAATTTTTTATACACAATGGCTCAAACAATTTAGAAATGCAAAATGGAGTGCCGGAGTGCAGTATTTATTTTTAAATTCTAAAATTAAACTCCCAGATATTAACCTCCCGCCGCCATTTGTAAAACCGGGCGATATTAAAAGTACAGTAAGTCAATTTGGAGGAGCTATTCAATTTGACGGACGTGACAATATATTTACACCAGACAAAGGAATACGGCTTCAGTCAGATTTCTTTTGGTCTGATGATGCCATTGGGAGCGATTACGATGCCTGGCGCGTCAATTTATCGGCAATAGGATATTATCCATTAACAAAAAAATTAATTGGCGGGCTTAGGGTAGAAGGAGAGCAGGCGTTTGGGAGTCCGCCATTTTATTTAAGACCCGGAATTAATTTAAGAGGAATTCCCGCGGCACGTTATCAGGGAAAAACCAGTATTGTTACCGAAGCCGAATTGCGATGGGATTTGTACCGAAGATGGAGTCTTATGGGTTACGGCGGACTGGCAAGTGCTTTTAACAATTGGGATCAGGCTTTTGCTAAACCAGTCGTGTACAGTTACGGAACAGGATTTAGATATTTACTTGCCCGAAAATTTAAACTCCGCATGGGTATCGATGTTGCAAGAGGAAATGAAGACTGGGCCTATTATATTGTATTTGGAAGCAATTGGCTTAGATGA